The following are from one region of the Gossypium hirsutum isolate 1008001.06 chromosome D03, Gossypium_hirsutum_v2.1, whole genome shotgun sequence genome:
- the LOC107949751 gene encoding enolase 1, chloroplastic, with protein sequence MALTTQTCFLQNPFLPAPSLSQPSAFPAPAALPSRKLRPISVQCSLASAPSVAVTASKECKVKSVKARQIIDSRGNPTVEVDLITDDLYRSAVPSGASTGIYEALELRDGDKSVYGGKGVLVAVQNINEILGPKLIGIDVRNQADVDAVMLEIDGTPNKSKLGANAILGVSLSVCRAGAGAKGMPLYKHIQELSRTKELVMPVPAFNVINGGSHAGNNLAMQEFMILPVGATSFAEALRMGSEVYHTLKGIIKAKYGQDACNVGDEGGFAPNVQDNREGLVLLMDAIEKAGYTGMIKIGMDVAASEFYTKDGKYDLNFKKQPNDGAHVRSPQSLGELYQEFVKDFPIVSIEDPFDQDDWSSWASLQSSIDIQLVGDDLLVTNPKRISEAIQKKACNALLLKVNQIGTVTESIQAALDSKAAGWGVMVSHRSGETEDNFIADLSVGLASGQIKTGAPCRSERLAKYNQLLRIEDELGNVCYAGEAFRSP encoded by the exons ATGGCCTTAACTACCCAAACTTGTTTCCTTCAAAATCCATTCCTTCCTGCGCCTTCTCTTTCCCAGCCTTCTGCATTTCCTGCTCCGGCGGCTCTCCCTTCTCGAAAACTCCGCCCCATTTCTGTCCAGTGCTCCCTGGCTTCCGCCCCCTCTGTGGCGGTGACGGCGTCCAAGGAGTGCAAGGTGAAATCGGTCAAGGCTAGGCAGATCATTGACAGCAGGGGTAATCCCACGGTCGAGGTTGATTTGATCACCGATGATCTTTATCGATCAGCCGTTCCTAGTGGTGCATCTACCGGGATCTATGAGGCGCTTGAGCTCAGAGATGGTGACAAGAGTGTCTATGGCGGCAAAGGTGTGCTCGTTGCCGTCCAAAACATCAATGAAATTTTGGGTCCTAAGCTTATTGGCATTGATGTCAG aaaTCAAGCGGATGTAGATGCTGTAATGCTGGAAATCGATGGTACTCCAAACAAGTCAAAGCTTGGAGCTAATGCAATATTGGGAGTGTCATTGAGTGTATGCAGAGCCGGCGCAGGGGCGAAAGGGATGCCATTGTATAAGCATATCCAGGAGTTGTCAAGAACAAAGGAACTCGTTATGCCAGTTCCAGCTTTTAATGTCATCAATGGAGGAAGTCATGCAGGAAATAATTTGGCTATGCAAGAATTCATGATACTACCGGTCGGTGCAACCTCGTTTGCTGAGGCACTTCGAATGGGGAGTGAAG TTTATCACACACTTAAGGGTATTATCAAAGCAAAATACGGACAGGATGCTTGCAATGTTGGAGATGAAGGTGGATTTGCTCCCAACGTTCAGGACAATAGAGAGGGATTGGTTTTGCTAATGGATGCTATTGAGAAGGCCGGTTACACTGGAATG ATCAAAATAGGAATGGATGTTGCAGCTTCGGAATTCTACACAAAAGATGGGAAATATGACCTAAACTTTAAGAAACAACCAAATGATGGAGCGCATGTGCGTTCACCTCAGAGCTTGGGTGAACTCTACCAAGAGTTTGTCAAAGATTTCCCTATTGTGTCAATTGAAGATCCATTCGACCAAGATGACTGGAGCTCATGGGCTTCGCTTCAGTCTTCCATCGATATCCAACTCGTTGGAGATGATTTGTTAGTCACAAATCCAAAGAGGATATCGGAAGCTATTCAAAAGAAGGCTTGCAATGCCTTGCTTCTTAAG GTTAACCAGATTGGAACAGTTACCGAATCTATTCAAGCAGCACTTGACTCAAAAGCTGCAGGATGGGGAGTGATGGTCAGCCACCGAAGTGGTGAAACAGAGGATAACTTCATCGCTGACCTTTCTGTTGGTTTAGCTAGTGGCCAG ATCAAGACTGGAGCTCCTTGTAGAAGTGAGAGGTTGGCCAAGTACAACCAG CTTCTTCGCATTGAAGACGAACTCGGAAATGTCTGCTATGCTGGTGAAGCTTTCAGATCTCCTTAG
- the LOC107949750 gene encoding protein CHAPERONE-LIKE PROTEIN OF POR1, chloroplastic: MSSSSLSNPTLSTPFIGHNLRLNQNTKDGINCFPSLRRHGVPRCAVDMPYGGNAPTFPRIRVWDPYKRLGISPYASEEEIWSARNFLLEQYAGHERSEESIEAAFEKLLMASFQHRKKTKINLKSRLKKKVEESPPWIKNLLNFVELPPMEVIFRRLFLFAFMGGWSIMNSSEGGPAFQVAVSLAACIYFLNEKTKSLGRAFVIGLGALATGWICGSIFVPMIPTVLIHPTWTLELLTSLVAYAFLFLACTFLK; encoded by the exons atGTCGTCGTCCTCGCTCTCTAATCCCACTCTCTCCACTCCTTTCATCGGCCACAACCT TCGTCTAAATCAGAATACGAAGGATGGGATAAATTGTTTTCCTTCTCTTAGAAGGCATGGAGTCCCAAGATGTGCAGTGGATATGCCTTACGGAG GTAATGCTCCAACTTTTCCTCGAATAAGAGTCTGGGATCCGTATAAGCGGCTCGGCATTAGTCCTTATGCTTCAGAGGAAGAAATTTGGTCCGCACGCAATTTTCTCTTAGAACAATATGCCGGACATGAGAGAAGCGAAGAATCAATTGAAGCAGCATTCGAGAAACTACTTATGGCCAGCTTCCAgcatagaaagaaaacaaagattaACTTGAAAAGTAGGCTAAAGAAGAAAGTAGAGGAGTCTCCACCTTGGATAAAAAACTTGCTCAATTTTGTCGAACTTCCTCCCATGGAAGTTATCTTCCGAAGATTGTTCCTATTTGCCTTCATGGGTGGCTGGAGTATAATGAATTCTTCCGAGGGTGGACCTGCCTTTCAG GTAGCTGTATCTTTAGCGGCCTGCATATATTTCCTTAATGAAAAAACAAAGAGCTTGGGTCGGGCTTTCGTTATCGG ACTCGGTGCTCTTGCGACTGGGTGGATATGTGGTTCTATCTTCGTTCCAATGATTCCGACAGTTCTAATTCACCCAACATGGACACTGGAATTGTTGACTTCATTGGTGGCTTATGCTTTCCTGTTTCTTGCATGTACTTTTCTGAAATGA
- the LOC121215418 gene encoding uncharacterized protein: MESTTLNGIMARWKILLSEFDIVYVSQKAIKGSAIADLLTSRALEDYEPLDFDFPNEDLMYVANAEEDPQENHSWRLNFDRASNALGNGIRAVLVSPNRDYHPFTTCIMGIRAAIEQKIKILEVYGDSALVIYQLKGEWEMRDPKLIRYRRLVLELIEEFDNITFCYLPREENQMADALATLASLIKVNQLEDMKPIQISIYEIPAYCYSIEEVENDNRP; this comes from the exons atggagtcaacaacATTGAATGGAATAATGGCTAGATGGAAAATCTTGCTCTCTGAGTTTGATATcgtatatgtaagtcagaaggccatcaaggggagtgcgatagcagatttaTTGACTAGCAGAGCTCTGGAAGATTATGAGCCTCTGgactttgatttcccgaatgaagatttgatgtatgtggcaaatgcTGAAGAGGATCCCCAAGAAAATCATTCTTGGAGATTAAACTTTGACAGAGCATCGAATGCACTAGGCAATGGGATTAGGGCAGTCCTGGTGTCTCCGAATAGAGATTatcatcctttcacca cttgcatcatggggATTCGAGCAGCTATAGAGCAGAAGATTAAGAtactagaagtatatggagactcagcattggtaatttatcaattaaaaggGGAATGGGAAATGAGAGATCCCAAGTTGATCCGTTATCGGAGATTGGTTTTGGAATTAATTGAAGAGTTTGACAACATTaccttttgttatctcccacgggaagaaaatcagatggctgatgctcttGCTACTTTAGCTTCCCTGATTAAAGTGAATCAGTTAGAGGACATGAAAcccattcaaattagtatttatgagatccCAGCCTACTGTTACAGCATTGAAGAAGTGGAGAATGATAATCGTCCCTAG